A genomic window from Rhodococcus sp. KBS0724 includes:
- a CDS encoding amino acid permease, whose protein sequence is MAIKDEAGSGRSKLFRTKSIEQSIKDTDEPETKLRKDLNSWDLTVFGVAVVIGAGIFTLTARTAGNVAGPSVSLAFVIAAIACGLAALCYAEFASTVPVAGSAYTFSYATFGEFVAWIIGWDLILEFALASSVVAKGWSLYLGEVMGSRSPIVELGPISFDWGAVLIIVVITVLLVTGTKLSSRVSLVITSIKVAVVLLVIIVGMFYIDTDNYTPYIPPSQPGSTGEGIHQSLFSYVTGAGGSTFGWYGLLAAASLVFFAFIGFDVVATTAEETKEPQKALPRGILGSLLIVTVLYVAVTLVLTGMVNYRELEGDTSNLATAFAFHDITWAKNVISFGALAGLTTVVMVLMLGQTRVLFAMARDGLMPRRLAPTGKHGTPVRITVLVGVVVAVLAGVFPIGTLEEMVNIGTLFAFVLVSIGVIVLRRTRPDLPRGFRVPWVPVVPILAVLACVWLMFNLSVETWLRFVVWMAIGVVIYFAYSRRHSLIGKRERGEIE, encoded by the coding sequence GTGGCGATCAAGGACGAGGCCGGATCCGGTCGTTCCAAGTTGTTCCGAACCAAATCGATAGAGCAGTCCATCAAGGACACCGACGAACCGGAGACGAAACTCCGAAAAGATCTGAACTCCTGGGATCTCACCGTATTCGGTGTTGCGGTGGTCATCGGCGCAGGAATCTTCACACTCACGGCTCGGACGGCAGGCAATGTCGCCGGGCCGTCTGTGTCCCTGGCCTTTGTCATCGCCGCGATCGCCTGCGGCCTGGCGGCGCTCTGTTACGCAGAATTCGCGTCGACGGTTCCTGTCGCGGGAAGCGCGTACACCTTCTCGTACGCAACGTTCGGCGAGTTCGTCGCCTGGATCATCGGCTGGGACCTCATCCTCGAATTCGCGTTGGCGTCATCGGTGGTGGCAAAAGGGTGGTCGCTGTATCTCGGCGAGGTGATGGGCTCACGGAGTCCGATCGTCGAACTCGGGCCGATCTCCTTCGACTGGGGCGCCGTGCTGATCATCGTGGTCATCACGGTGTTGCTGGTGACCGGAACCAAGCTCTCCTCACGGGTGTCGCTGGTGATCACGTCGATCAAGGTGGCCGTGGTGCTGCTCGTGATCATCGTCGGCATGTTCTACATCGACACCGACAACTACACGCCGTACATTCCGCCGTCGCAGCCCGGTAGCACCGGCGAGGGCATCCATCAGTCGCTGTTCTCGTACGTCACCGGCGCCGGCGGCAGCACGTTCGGGTGGTACGGACTCCTGGCGGCAGCGAGCCTGGTGTTCTTCGCGTTCATCGGATTCGACGTCGTCGCCACCACCGCGGAGGAAACGAAGGAACCGCAGAAGGCCCTGCCGCGTGGAATTCTCGGCTCACTCCTCATCGTCACCGTGCTGTACGTGGCGGTGACGCTGGTACTCACGGGGATGGTGAACTACCGCGAACTCGAAGGCGACACGTCCAATCTGGCAACGGCATTCGCGTTCCACGACATCACGTGGGCAAAGAACGTGATCTCGTTCGGTGCCCTCGCCGGACTCACAACCGTAGTCATGGTGTTGATGCTGGGGCAGACCCGTGTGCTTTTTGCGATGGCCCGCGACGGTTTGATGCCGCGTCGGTTGGCGCCGACCGGAAAGCATGGGACTCCGGTCAGGATCACCGTGCTTGTCGGTGTGGTGGTTGCCGTACTGGCCGGCGTTTTTCCGATCGGCACGCTCGAGGAAATGGTGAACATCGGAACGTTGTTCGCGTTTGTCCTCGTCTCGATCGGAGTGATTGTTCTGCGCAGGACCCGTCCGGACCTGCCCCGCGGATTCCGAGTTCCGTGGGTTCCGGTTGTTCCGATTCTTGCGGTGCTGGCGTGCGTGTGGCTCATGTTCAATCTGTCGGTGGAGACCTGGTTGCGGTTTGTCGTCTGGATGGCGATCGGCGTAGTCATCTACTTCGCGTACAGCCGTCGCCATTCGTTGATCGGAAAGCGCGAGCGCGGCGAAATCGAATGA
- a CDS encoding cation diffusion facilitator family transporter has protein sequence MSAEGGKKAILAALGANAGIAVAKFAGFLITGSSSMLAESVHSVADTSNQGLLLLGQKKAEKEADQLHPFGYGRNRYFYSFVVALVLFTLGSLFAIYEGIHKIQHPEELNSPFVAIAILVIAMCLEGFSFFTAMKESRPLKGNASWWSFIRTSRSPELPVVLLEDTGALIGLVLALGGVGLTMVTGNPVFDGIGTLCIGVLLGIIAIVLIVEMQSLLIGEGATSAETDLILAALVDGTRIERVIHCKTQYLGPEEILVAAKVAVPFGSTISDVATAIDEAEARVRAAVPAARVIYLEPDLDKLVTRKP, from the coding sequence GTGTCGGCAGAGGGCGGAAAGAAAGCAATCCTGGCCGCATTGGGAGCCAATGCCGGAATTGCCGTAGCTAAATTTGCTGGATTCTTGATCACCGGGTCGTCGTCGATGCTCGCCGAGTCGGTGCACTCGGTGGCCGACACCTCCAATCAGGGACTGCTACTACTCGGACAGAAGAAGGCCGAGAAGGAAGCCGACCAACTGCACCCGTTCGGATACGGGCGCAATCGCTACTTCTACTCGTTCGTGGTTGCTCTGGTGCTCTTCACCCTGGGTTCGCTGTTCGCGATCTACGAGGGCATTCACAAGATTCAACATCCGGAGGAACTCAACTCGCCCTTCGTGGCCATTGCGATTCTGGTCATCGCCATGTGCTTGGAAGGGTTCAGTTTCTTCACCGCGATGAAGGAATCGCGTCCACTGAAGGGAAACGCGTCGTGGTGGTCGTTCATCCGTACGTCGCGCAGTCCTGAACTGCCGGTAGTCCTCCTCGAGGACACCGGCGCACTGATCGGACTGGTACTGGCACTGGGCGGCGTCGGCCTGACGATGGTGACCGGCAATCCGGTGTTCGACGGCATCGGCACCCTGTGCATCGGCGTGCTGCTCGGCATCATCGCGATAGTCCTGATCGTCGAAATGCAATCCCTGTTGATCGGGGAAGGCGCGACCAGCGCCGAAACCGATCTGATCCTGGCCGCGTTGGTCGACGGAACCCGCATCGAACGAGTCATCCATTGCAAGACCCAGTACCTCGGTCCCGAGGAGATTCTGGTTGCGGCCAAGGTTGCCGTGCCGTTCGGTTCGACCATCTCGGATGTCGCGACCGCAATCGACGAGGCGGAAGCGCGTGTGCGTGCTGCTGTTCCGGCGGCACGCGTGATCTACCTCGAACCTGATCTGGACAAACTGGTCACTCGCAAACCCTGA
- the manA gene encoding mannose-6-phosphate isomerase, class I, with product MQELEGALRSYAWGSRTAIAELRGLPVPSTHPEAELWLGAHPGDPARVVTDDGTESLLDVLASDPARQLGEQNIEDFGERLPFLLKLLAAEEPLSLQAHPSARQAEEGFHRENHLGVPMDSPVRNYKDGSHKPELVVALSTFEALAGFREPTRTVKMLRALAVPELEPYIGLLEGQPDSDGLRALFTTWITLPSTALGTLLPAVLAGCIGYASSRDVEFAAEIRTALELGESYPGDAGVLAALLLNRVTLEPGQGLFLAAGNLHAYLHGLAVEIMANSDNVLRGGLTPKYVDVPELLRVLDFNGSDITILDPAPHAGSADIVYPTPAPEFRLTRIELGGDVTDSVVPAGEPRILMCTDGSVTLRCGAGELKLDRGRAAWISADEPLVEISARSKTAQVFSATVGR from the coding sequence GTGCAAGAACTCGAGGGCGCTCTGCGGTCCTACGCCTGGGGGTCGCGTACGGCTATTGCCGAACTTCGTGGGCTTCCCGTGCCATCCACACATCCCGAGGCGGAGTTGTGGCTCGGCGCCCATCCGGGCGATCCTGCGCGCGTCGTCACCGACGATGGCACCGAGTCGTTGCTCGATGTGCTCGCCAGTGATCCGGCACGGCAATTGGGCGAACAGAACATCGAGGACTTCGGGGAACGCCTGCCGTTCCTGCTCAAGCTGTTGGCGGCGGAGGAGCCACTGTCCTTGCAAGCGCACCCGAGCGCACGCCAGGCAGAAGAGGGCTTCCACCGGGAAAACCACCTCGGTGTTCCGATGGACTCACCTGTCCGCAATTACAAGGACGGCAGCCACAAACCGGAACTGGTTGTCGCGCTGAGCACCTTCGAAGCGCTCGCGGGATTCCGCGAACCGACGAGGACAGTCAAGATGCTGCGCGCACTGGCGGTGCCCGAGCTGGAGCCGTACATCGGTCTTCTTGAAGGACAACCGGATTCGGACGGTCTGCGGGCGTTGTTCACGACGTGGATAACTTTGCCGTCCACCGCACTCGGAACATTGCTGCCGGCCGTCCTCGCGGGATGCATCGGTTACGCGTCGTCCCGAGACGTCGAATTTGCCGCCGAGATCCGCACAGCACTCGAACTCGGCGAGTCGTACCCGGGTGATGCCGGAGTGCTGGCCGCGCTGCTGCTGAATCGGGTCACACTCGAACCAGGTCAGGGACTCTTCCTGGCCGCCGGAAACCTCCATGCCTACCTGCACGGGCTGGCTGTCGAGATCATGGCGAACTCCGACAACGTTCTGCGCGGCGGACTGACCCCCAAATACGTCGATGTACCTGAATTGCTTCGAGTCCTCGACTTCAACGGTTCCGACATCACGATTCTCGACCCGGCGCCGCACGCGGGCAGCGCGGACATCGTCTATCCGACGCCCGCTCCGGAATTTCGGCTGACGCGGATCGAGTTGGGTGGGGATGTGACGGACAGCGTCGTTCCGGCCGGGGAACCACGCATCCTGATGTGCACGGACGGTTCCGTGACGCTGCGGTGTGGGGCCGGCGAACTGAAACTCGATCGTGGTCGCGCAGCGTGGATTTCCGCGGACGAACCGCTCGTGGAAATCTCGGCGCGAAGCAAAACGGCACAGGTTTTCAGCGCCACGGTCGGCAGGTAG
- a CDS encoding tobH protein produces MTAPTPLLDLDDSDALSAADSEGLLRSVAMGGAQIRSTASAVAEGSLDRLAGLRPRSVVLIAGSAGARYAARIAVALLGNAVPCPLVLLDRTPSWVGPLDVVVVAGDDAGDPRLVESVDGAVRRGAEVVVAVPEEGPMRAAAAGRTMTLPARVFTAPRHTMMRFLAVFVAVVSALDHREIDHREKTEAGPSSLDRIADAVDAEAISDGVSNEVFHNPAKSLATRMRDRRVVVCGLGAVATGLADYASASLLASGRSAASGELSDVIAAARALFAPTAGARDSVFHDPFFHDPELDGPLPIDPVRAFVFAMEAGRGEVTRRMDALADADLVITSDEDSANTGVSEVEQVFVLASRVDMASAYVQLTGGSR; encoded by the coding sequence ATGACAGCGCCGACACCGCTCCTCGACCTCGACGACAGTGACGCATTGTCAGCTGCCGATTCGGAGGGGCTACTGCGTTCGGTAGCCATGGGGGGCGCACAGATTCGTTCGACGGCTTCGGCCGTCGCGGAAGGCTCGCTCGATCGGTTGGCCGGGCTGCGTCCACGAAGCGTCGTGTTGATCGCGGGATCGGCCGGCGCCAGATACGCCGCCCGGATCGCGGTCGCCCTGCTCGGCAATGCTGTGCCGTGCCCTCTGGTGTTGCTCGATCGGACGCCGTCGTGGGTGGGACCCCTCGACGTCGTGGTGGTCGCCGGTGACGACGCCGGGGATCCGCGTCTCGTGGAGTCCGTCGACGGGGCGGTACGCCGCGGCGCAGAAGTTGTTGTCGCGGTTCCCGAAGAGGGACCGATGCGGGCAGCAGCGGCCGGGCGCACGATGACTTTGCCTGCGCGTGTGTTCACGGCTCCGCGCCACACGATGATGCGTTTTCTCGCGGTCTTCGTTGCGGTGGTTTCGGCGCTCGACCACCGTGAGATCGACCACCGTGAGAAGACCGAAGCCGGACCGTCGTCCCTCGATCGGATTGCGGACGCCGTCGACGCCGAAGCTATCAGCGACGGTGTGTCGAACGAGGTGTTTCACAATCCGGCCAAATCCCTGGCTACCAGGATGCGTGATCGCCGCGTGGTCGTGTGTGGCCTTGGCGCGGTTGCCACTGGTCTTGCCGACTACGCAAGCGCGTCGCTTCTGGCCTCAGGGCGCTCCGCGGCTTCCGGTGAACTGTCGGATGTGATCGCAGCGGCCCGGGCCCTGTTCGCTCCGACAGCCGGGGCTCGCGATTCGGTTTTTCACGATCCGTTCTTCCACGATCCGGAGCTCGACGGCCCGTTGCCGATCGACCCGGTTCGGGCATTCGTGTTTGCCATGGAAGCGGGACGCGGTGAGGTCACGCGACGCATGGATGCGCTGGCCGATGCGGATCTGGTGATCACATCAGACGAGGACAGCGCCAATACGGGGGTATCGGAAGTGGAACAGGTGTTTGTCTTGGCATCGAGAGTGGACATGGCGTCCGCGTACGTGCAGTTGACGGGTGGGTCGCGCTAG
- a CDS encoding phosphomannomutase/phosphoglucomutase: MGRTAESVAAIIKAYDVRGVVGEQIDEDFVRDVGASFARLVRDEEGAASTVVIGHDMRESSPALSAAFAEGVVAQGLDVVHIGLASTDELYFASGLLNCPGAMFTASHNPAKYNGIKLCRAGAKPVGQDTGLAVISGEVVSGVPEFDGPAGQVSSKDVLDEYASYLRGLVDLSEMRAMKVAVDAGNGMGGHTAPAVFGPMPLDVLPLYFELDGSFPNHEANPLDPANLVDLQAYVRETGADVGLAFDGDADRCFVVDEKGDPVSPSAVTALVAQRELAKEPGASIIYNLITSHAVPELVTELGGVPIRTRVGHSFIKQQMAETGAVFGGEHSAHYYFRDFWGADSGMLAALHVLAALGEQDRPLSELMAEYTRYSASGEINSTVADAADRTAAVLAAFADRTDSVDRLDGVTVNLSGNAWFNLRASNTEPLLRLNVEAPTQADVDALVGEILAIVRG; encoded by the coding sequence GTGGGGCGAACAGCCGAGTCGGTTGCTGCAATCATCAAGGCGTACGACGTCCGTGGCGTGGTCGGTGAGCAGATCGACGAAGATTTTGTCCGTGATGTCGGCGCGTCGTTCGCCCGTTTGGTTCGCGACGAGGAGGGCGCCGCGTCGACCGTCGTGATCGGTCACGACATGCGCGAGTCCTCACCTGCGCTGTCGGCTGCGTTTGCCGAGGGTGTCGTCGCGCAGGGCCTCGACGTCGTGCACATCGGACTGGCGTCGACCGACGAGCTCTATTTTGCTTCCGGGTTGTTGAACTGCCCCGGTGCGATGTTCACCGCAAGCCACAACCCCGCGAAGTACAACGGCATCAAGTTGTGCCGCGCCGGTGCCAAGCCGGTCGGTCAGGACACCGGTCTTGCTGTCATCTCGGGTGAGGTTGTCTCCGGAGTTCCCGAGTTCGACGGTCCGGCCGGTCAGGTCAGCAGTAAGGATGTGCTCGACGAGTACGCAAGCTACTTGCGCGGGCTTGTCGACCTGTCCGAGATGCGTGCGATGAAGGTTGCCGTCGACGCGGGTAACGGGATGGGTGGACACACTGCGCCCGCCGTCTTCGGTCCGATGCCGCTCGATGTTCTGCCCTTGTACTTCGAATTGGACGGCTCGTTCCCCAATCACGAAGCGAACCCGCTTGATCCGGCCAACCTGGTCGATCTGCAGGCATATGTCCGTGAGACGGGCGCAGATGTCGGTCTTGCCTTCGACGGTGACGCGGACCGCTGCTTCGTGGTCGACGAAAAGGGCGATCCGGTGTCCCCGTCCGCCGTGACGGCACTGGTTGCGCAGCGCGAGTTGGCCAAGGAGCCAGGCGCGTCGATCATCTACAACCTCATCACCTCGCACGCGGTGCCGGAACTGGTCACCGAACTGGGTGGCGTTCCGATCCGCACCCGCGTCGGCCATTCGTTCATCAAGCAGCAGATGGCCGAAACGGGCGCAGTTTTCGGCGGCGAACATTCCGCTCACTACTACTTCCGCGATTTCTGGGGTGCCGATTCCGGCATGCTGGCCGCATTGCACGTGCTGGCCGCACTCGGTGAGCAGGACCGGCCGCTGTCGGAACTGATGGCCGAGTACACCCGGTACAGCGCATCCGGTGAGATCAACTCGACCGTTGCCGATGCAGCCGATCGAACCGCGGCCGTGCTTGCGGCGTTCGCGGACCGCACCGACTCCGTCGACCGCCTCGACGGTGTCACGGTCAACTTGTCCGGTAATGCGTGGTTCAACCTGCGGGCATCCAACACGGAACCGTTGCTCCGACTCAACGTCGAAGCTCCGACGCAGGCAGATGTCGACGCGTTGGTCGGCGAGATTCTGGCGATCGTTCGAGGCTGA
- a CDS encoding DUF3499 domain-containing protein: MRSLRRCCRPGCKNPAVATLTYVYSDSTAVVGPLATVAEPHSWDLCDNHASRITVPKGWEMVRYEGGFSTSTPDEDDLTALAEAVREAGFGDRAKGREDTGVSAGEDARSVAPPTVRTGRRGHLRVLPDPSA, translated from the coding sequence GTGAGATCTCTGCGTCGCTGCTGCCGCCCCGGGTGCAAGAACCCCGCCGTCGCGACGTTGACGTATGTCTACTCGGACTCCACTGCGGTAGTCGGTCCTCTCGCGACCGTCGCTGAACCGCACTCGTGGGATCTGTGTGACAACCATGCGTCGCGTATCACGGTCCCGAAGGGCTGGGAAATGGTCCGGTACGAGGGTGGATTCTCGACCAGCACCCCGGACGAAGACGATTTGACCGCTCTTGCCGAAGCTGTCCGTGAGGCAGGTTTCGGTGACCGCGCCAAGGGACGTGAGGACACCGGCGTGTCCGCAGGCGAGGACGCCCGTTCCGTTGCACCTCCCACGGTCCGCACCGGTCGTCGCGGTCACCTGCGTGTTCTGCCGGATCCGTCGGCCTGA
- a CDS encoding metallopeptidase family protein, with protein MSRSPRRRSVTTRSIERHGRGLRGPLLPPEVPARRTRAEKFDLLVMDAFAPVDLAWHDRLKKLDIAVDEVPKIFARDPDSVNWPPEVVADGPVPLSRLIPAGIDRHGKTTRARIVLFRRPLEQRAKNPDELTDLVHDVLVHQVSTFLGVDPSVIDPTFPEED; from the coding sequence ATGTCACGCTCCCCCCGCCGACGGTCGGTCACCACCCGTTCGATCGAACGGCACGGCCGCGGCCTGCGCGGACCCTTGTTGCCGCCGGAAGTTCCGGCACGGCGCACCCGAGCGGAGAAATTCGATCTCCTCGTGATGGACGCGTTTGCTCCGGTGGACCTGGCTTGGCACGACCGGCTGAAAAAACTCGACATCGCCGTCGACGAGGTTCCCAAGATTTTTGCCCGTGATCCGGATTCGGTGAACTGGCCACCGGAAGTCGTCGCAGACGGACCTGTTCCGCTCTCACGTTTGATTCCTGCGGGCATCGATCGCCACGGCAAGACGACACGTGCGCGGATTGTGTTGTTCCGTAGACCGTTGGAGCAGCGTGCCAAGAATCCGGACGAACTCACGGATCTGGTTCACGACGTGCTGGTGCATCAGGTCAGTACGTTTCTCGGTGTCGACCCGTCTGTGATCGATCCGACGTTTCCCGAAGAAGACTGA
- a CDS encoding WhiB family transcriptional regulator, which translates to MLSLVTGFEELFDTIEDQWQERALCAQTDPEAFFPEKGGSTREAKRICLGCEVRDECLDYALANDERFGIWGGLSERERRRLKRGII; encoded by the coding sequence GTGCTGAGTCTCGTGACCGGCTTCGAGGAACTGTTCGACACCATCGAGGATCAATGGCAGGAACGTGCACTCTGTGCACAGACCGATCCCGAAGCGTTCTTCCCCGAAAAGGGTGGATCTACTCGGGAAGCCAAGCGTATTTGCCTCGGTTGTGAGGTTCGTGACGAGTGCCTCGACTACGCACTCGCCAACGACGAACGGTTCGGAATCTGGGGAGGGTTGTCGGAGCGCGAGCGTCGGCGTCTCAAGCGGGGGATCATCTGA
- the cofD gene encoding 2-phospho-L-lactate transferase, giving the protein MNVTVLVGGVGGARFLQGVQHALGISGGETLEKYQGPHRITAVVNVGDDVWMHGLRICPDLDTCMYTLGGGIDTERGWGHKGESWNAKEELAAYGAKPDWFGLGDRDIATHLIRSQMLRTGYPLSAVTEALCNRWNPGVDLIPVSDDRSETHVVITDPEDGEQKAIHFQEWWVRHRAHVPTHSFAHVGAEQAKPAPGVLEAIENADVVLIAPSNPVVSVGAILAVPGIRGALRTTAAKVIGLSPVIGGKPLRGMADECLDVIGVETTSEAIGRHYGARSINGILDGWLIDEGDTADVDGVDVRAVPLIMSSPAATAEMVATAFDIAGVSL; this is encoded by the coding sequence GTGAACGTGACTGTATTGGTTGGCGGCGTCGGCGGAGCTCGTTTCCTCCAAGGAGTGCAACATGCACTCGGCATCTCCGGTGGTGAAACGCTCGAGAAATATCAAGGCCCACACCGGATCACAGCAGTGGTCAACGTCGGCGACGACGTCTGGATGCACGGTCTGCGCATCTGCCCCGACCTCGATACCTGCATGTACACCCTCGGCGGCGGCATCGACACCGAGCGCGGCTGGGGCCACAAAGGCGAGAGTTGGAACGCAAAGGAAGAGCTCGCCGCGTACGGCGCAAAGCCGGACTGGTTCGGGCTCGGCGACCGCGATATCGCCACCCATTTGATCCGGAGCCAGATGCTCCGAACGGGCTATCCACTCTCCGCAGTTACCGAAGCGTTGTGCAATCGTTGGAATCCCGGCGTTGATCTGATACCTGTCAGCGACGATCGCAGCGAAACGCACGTCGTGATCACCGACCCGGAAGACGGCGAGCAAAAAGCTATCCATTTCCAGGAATGGTGGGTACGTCACCGCGCTCACGTCCCGACCCACAGCTTTGCTCACGTCGGCGCCGAACAGGCCAAGCCGGCTCCCGGAGTGCTCGAGGCGATCGAGAACGCGGACGTCGTCCTGATCGCTCCGTCCAACCCGGTTGTCAGTGTCGGCGCGATTCTGGCCGTGCCCGGCATCCGTGGCGCACTACGCACCACCGCTGCCAAGGTGATCGGCCTCTCCCCCGTGATCGGCGGAAAACCGTTGCGCGGAATGGCGGACGAATGCCTCGACGTCATCGGTGTCGAGACGACGTCAGAAGCAATCGGTCGCCACTACGGCGCCCGGTCGATCAACGGCATCCTCGACGGCTGGCTGATCGACGAAGGTGACACCGCCGACGTCGACGGCGTGGATGTGCGCGCCGTCCCGCTGATCATGTCCTCCCCCGCGGCCACCGCCGAGATGGTGGCCACAGCATTCGATATCGCCGGAGTGTCGCTGTGA
- a CDS encoding coenzyme F420-0:L-glutamate ligase — MTTNTTEQAPGDHSPGAAIEVIPVQGLPEFRPGDDLAGALIEATPWLRDGDVLVVTSKVFSKVEGRIVSSPTDPDERDAARRVLVDQEAVRVVARKGRTLITENKLGIVQAASGIDGSNVDGAELALLPVDPDGSAAALRARVFESTGKSVAVVVTDTMGRAWRNGQTDAAIGAAGIPVLHGYLGAQDSQGNDLIVTEIAVADEIAAAGDLVKGKLGGVPVAVVRGLRFQDNGSTAQDLIRRGADDLFWLGTAEATTMGRGQALLLRRSIRTFSEDPVDADAIRLSIAEALTAPAPHHTRPVRFVWLRTNTIRQQLLEALREKWLADLRADGRTEESAQARVARGNILFDAPEIVIPFCVPDGAHSYPDERRSAAESTMFTVAAGAAVQGLLVALATREIGSCWIGSTIFAADTVREHLGVPADWQPLGAIAIGHPLEPLTPRTAPTPGDALVEM, encoded by the coding sequence GTGACAACAAACACGACCGAACAGGCCCCCGGCGATCACTCGCCCGGCGCAGCCATCGAAGTGATTCCCGTTCAGGGTCTTCCGGAGTTCCGCCCCGGTGACGATCTGGCGGGCGCCCTCATCGAGGCAACGCCGTGGCTCCGCGACGGCGACGTTCTTGTCGTGACGAGCAAGGTGTTCTCGAAGGTCGAAGGCCGCATCGTCTCGTCCCCGACCGACCCAGACGAGCGTGATGCTGCGCGGCGCGTTCTGGTCGATCAGGAAGCCGTACGCGTCGTAGCGCGCAAAGGCCGAACCCTCATCACGGAGAACAAGCTCGGGATCGTTCAGGCCGCATCCGGCATCGACGGCTCCAACGTCGACGGAGCCGAGTTGGCTTTGCTGCCCGTCGATCCCGACGGTAGCGCTGCCGCGCTCCGCGCTCGGGTGTTCGAGAGCACCGGCAAGTCCGTCGCCGTCGTGGTGACGGACACCATGGGCCGGGCGTGGCGCAACGGACAGACCGACGCTGCGATCGGCGCCGCCGGCATCCCGGTGTTGCACGGCTACCTCGGAGCACAGGACAGTCAAGGCAACGATCTGATCGTGACCGAGATCGCCGTGGCCGACGAAATCGCCGCAGCCGGCGATCTGGTCAAGGGCAAGCTCGGCGGTGTACCGGTTGCCGTCGTGCGCGGACTGCGTTTCCAGGACAACGGTTCCACGGCCCAGGACCTCATCCGGCGCGGAGCCGACGATCTGTTCTGGCTCGGTACGGCAGAAGCAACGACCATGGGCCGCGGCCAGGCACTGCTTCTGCGCCGCTCCATTCGCACGTTCAGCGAGGACCCTGTCGACGCCGACGCAATTCGGTTGTCCATCGCCGAGGCGTTGACCGCGCCGGCGCCGCACCATACCCGACCCGTTCGCTTCGTATGGTTGCGCACCAACACTATTCGTCAGCAGCTACTGGAAGCACTGCGCGAGAAGTGGCTGGCCGATCTGCGCGCAGACGGCCGCACCGAGGAGTCCGCACAGGCCCGTGTCGCCCGCGGCAACATCTTGTTCGACGCCCCGGAAATTGTCATCCCGTTCTGCGTCCCGGACGGCGCGCACAGTTACCCGGACGAGCGCCGCAGCGCTGCGGAGTCCACGATGTTCACCGTGGCTGCCGGAGCGGCAGTGCAGGGCTTGCTGGTCGCGCTCGCCACCCGCGAGATCGGAAGTTGCTGGATCGGTTCGACGATCTTTGCCGCCGACACGGTGCGCGAACATCTTGGCGTACCCGCCGATTGGCAACCACTCGGCGCCATCGCTATCGGCCACCCCCTCGAACCGCTCACTCCCCGTACGGCTCCGACGCCCGGCGACGCATTGGTGGAGATGTAG
- a CDS encoding NUDIX hydrolase, which yields MSAETLHASATGVLEQWITPSAHNESLRHTMLAFLGSAPDGCLRRHAAGHITASSLVVDESLQHVLLTLHPRVGKWIQLGGHCEPSDDTVIDSALREAREESGIHDLHIDPALLSAHTHPITCSLGVPTRHLDLRFLVVAPDNSPIVRSDESTDLQWWPVDSLPDNAEHETVNHMISLARLRRRA from the coding sequence GTGAGCGCCGAGACTCTGCACGCGTCCGCCACAGGCGTTCTGGAACAGTGGATTACGCCGTCGGCGCACAACGAGTCCCTCCGGCACACCATGTTGGCGTTTCTCGGCTCCGCACCCGACGGATGCCTTCGTCGTCATGCGGCCGGACACATCACCGCGTCGTCGCTGGTTGTCGACGAGAGCCTCCAGCACGTCCTGCTCACTCTGCATCCGCGCGTCGGGAAGTGGATTCAGCTCGGCGGACACTGCGAACCGAGCGATGACACCGTGATCGATTCGGCGTTGCGGGAGGCTCGCGAGGAATCGGGGATTCACGATCTGCACATCGACCCCGCACTTCTCTCCGCGCACACGCACCCCATCACCTGTTCGCTCGGCGTCCCGACGCGTCACCTCGACCTGAGGTTTCTTGTTGTGGCACCGGACAACTCACCGATCGTGCGCAGCGACGAGTCGACGGACCTGCAGTGGTGGCCCGTCGACTCTCTCCCCGACAACGCCGAGCACGAGACCGTCAACCACATGATCTCGCTGGCGAGGTTGCGTCGCCGCGCCTGA